GACTCATAGCAAATAGAATCTATGTAAATTTTATTTTCCCGCTCAAAAGCATTAGCGTGATGGAAAACAAAACCTGATTCGGCTTCCAAAATTTGGACTGCTTTCTTAACTCTACCCTTGCTACCGCCAGCAACAGGATGGCGGGGAATAACAATAATACGAGTACGATGACCGGGGTTGAAATGAACGCACTCACCCGCTCCCTGCCAACCTAACACGTAAGGCAGAGGATTAAAAGTGACTGGATTTTGAAAGAAAATGCAGTAGTTTGGTGTAATCGCAAAATCGTGAATGAAAGCGAAACCAGGAACTGAATGCGCGTGACGATCGACCAACTTACCAGATCGGTCTAGCTCATAAATAGTTATAGTCGTGGAAAGACCGGGTTTGATATGAAAGTTTATCAGCCTATCTTTCTGAATGCGGGGATGAGCGGAGAATGCTTCATCTGGGTGCAATACTCCGTTGAGGTAGTCTATTCCTACTGTCTGTAATGTGTGGGGATCTAAGCGATGGGGTTCGGCTGCTTCCCACAAAGCGAGGAGTTTGCCACCCCAATAAATAATATTAGTGTTGGCAATATTTTTCAATTTAAAATCAAAAGCATTAGCTAACCAGCCACCCGGTTTTTGTGTGCCAAAAACACCGCGATAAAGAAATTTTCCGGCTTTCTCTTCTTCCACAAAGCCTTGTGTGCGGACATAACGGTTGCGGAAGTAGGCGCGACCGTTTTGAAATGCGATCGAGCAAATCATCCCATCGCCATCAAAGGGATGGTGGACGCGCTGACCGTTGCGATCGAACAAACCAGGGCCATTGCGAAATAAAGTACCTTGTAGTTCTTGAGGAATTTCTCCTTCTACATCATCAATCCAATAATCAAACTCTTGTTTGAGAGATTCGTATCCTCTTTGCCAATCTTGACGATTGTAGGATTCTACTGGAACTGTAGCGGCGTGTTCGTAAAGTTGAAAACTCTGCATAGGGCGTAATTTTTCAGTTGTCAGTTGTTAGTTGTCAATTGTTCTTCCTTTGCCAGTGACTGCTCACCCTTAACTATTGACAATTCGGACATCAAGTTATTTGCAGCAGTTGAATCAAGTTCCAAAGCTGCGACTGCTGGTGAGTCTGGTTGTAAAGCCGTCCCACGAACTTCTGTTTCCGGTTCAGTCTCCGGTAACCAACGTAAGAAGGGTAAAGGTATTAGCGTACTGAAGTTAGAGATTGTCACTAATAACCAGAGGTTGTCAAAATTGGTTTGGGTAATCCCCAACCAGTACAT
Above is a window of Aerosakkonema funiforme FACHB-1375 DNA encoding:
- a CDS encoding carotenoid oxygenase family protein codes for the protein MQSFQLYEHAATVPVESYNRQDWQRGYESLKQEFDYWIDDVEGEIPQELQGTLFRNGPGLFDRNGQRVHHPFDGDGMICSIAFQNGRAYFRNRYVRTQGFVEEEKAGKFLYRGVFGTQKPGGWLANAFDFKLKNIANTNIIYWGGKLLALWEAAEPHRLDPHTLQTVGIDYLNGVLHPDEAFSAHPRIQKDRLINFHIKPGLSTTITIYELDRSGKLVDRHAHSVPGFAFIHDFAITPNYCIFFQNPVTFNPLPYVLGWQGAGECVHFNPGHRTRIIVIPRHPVAGGSKGRVKKAVQILEAESGFVFHHANAFERENKIYIDSICYESLPTVDPGADYRQTDFEALSPGQLWRFEVNLENQTVRRQMLETRCCEFPSVHPANVGQPYRFLYMGAAHTAQGNAPLQAILKIDLSSGERQLWSAAPKGFVSEPIFVPRSNATLEDDGWLLSLVYDSARHRSDAIVLDSRDLNKGPVARLHLQHHVPYGLHGSFTPQFFGPANV